The proteins below come from a single Deltaproteobacteria bacterium genomic window:
- a CDS encoding ferredoxin, whose amino-acid sequence MSPIPVIETEDCVGCGSCVEICPEIFVLNESLEKAQVVNPAGCPEEKVNEAIETCPVNCIHWDE is encoded by the coding sequence ATGTCACCTATTCCTGTGATTGAAACCGAAGACTGTGTCGGCTGCGGAAGCTGTGTGGAGATCTGCCCCGAGATTTTTGTTTTAAACGAGAGTCTTGAAAAAGCCCAGGTGGTCAACCCTGCCGGATGCCCGGAAGAAAAAGTTAACGAGGCCATAGAGACCTGTCCGGTGAATTGCATCCATTGGGATGAATGA
- a CDS encoding helix-hairpin-helix domain-containing protein gives MIDPSLENFQSTHPRQKGLFLFSALILVFLGLHYLGMGQKTNSLSNASLADKAITIELNGELNRPGLFSYVKSPTVQQVIQDAGGVVLDRDISSTEGARILDYDSTLTVSAKDDGGVFLQITPLSGKALWILGRTLPLNRVTAEDLDRLPGIGPVMARRIIEYREAHGGFLTLDELKEVKGIKEKTFEKIKGYFTF, from the coding sequence ATGATTGACCCATCTCTCGAAAATTTCCAATCCACCCATCCCCGGCAAAAAGGACTCTTTCTCTTTTCGGCCCTGATTTTAGTCTTTTTGGGTTTACACTATCTGGGAATGGGCCAAAAGACCAATTCATTGAGCAATGCTTCTTTGGCCGACAAAGCCATAACCATTGAGCTGAATGGCGAGCTCAACAGGCCCGGTCTCTTTAGTTATGTTAAGTCGCCAACGGTCCAACAGGTGATTCAGGATGCCGGCGGGGTCGTATTGGACCGGGACATTTCATCCACCGAGGGAGCCAGAATCCTGGATTACGATTCGACTCTAACCGTTTCGGCTAAAGACGACGGGGGAGTCTTCCTGCAGATTACTCCCCTTTCCGGAAAAGCCCTCTGGATCCTGGGACGGACCCTGCCGCTTAACCGGGTTACAGCCGAAGACCTGGACAGACTCCCGGGAATCGGTCCGGTAATGGCCCGGCGGATCATCGAATATCGGGAGGCCCATGGAGGATTTTTGACATTAGACGAATTAAAGGAAGTGAAAGGCATCAAGGAAAAAACCTTTGAAAAAATAAAGGGGTATTTCACTTTTTAG